The sequence GATTTTTTTTCACAAAGAtgtaacttaattttttttttgtgaagaTGTGTATAGGTATATTTTTAATACTATTTTTCATTAATGGAAAAGGGGAAGAGATTGTACAGATTTAcgaaatgaagaaagattgcatagagatgtgaagttttaaGATTTTGTGAAGTTAACATTTTGTATGGCAACTTCTTTTTTTCTAatacatgttgccatcaatgacaaagagggagattgttagaTTTTTTTCATTCATGAAGGACAATGTTGTATTGGCTactagtcattgatgtcaacatatttttgttgACTTGTTCTATTGCAATCACATTTTGGTGATTCTATCCATCATGTCTTTCTCTATGTTGCTTTGCAGTTGCAGATATGGTTTTGTGATTTGGTCACTATACTTATATGTACCAAATGTACCTTTACTTAAGATTTCATGTGTTTTAGATCTTCAGAAGGCAAAATGCTTGGTTAAGAAATTCAGTCTGTTAATTGATTTGTTATTCCATAATAGAATAGTTGATTTTGACATCTACATTTCTTTAATTAATTGATTCTGACCTTGCGGTTTAAATGAAGAAAGAATGCATAGATATGTGAAGTTTTGAGTTTTTGTGAAGTTAACGTCTTGTATGACAACTTACTTTTTTCTAAtagatgtttccatcaatgaaaaagggggatattgttggatattttcATTCATGAAGGAAAATGCTATATTGGCTACTAGTCATTGATGTCCACATATTTTTGTTGACTTGTTCTATTGCTCTCACATTTTGGTGATTCTATCCATCATGTTTTTCTTTGTGTTGCTTTGCAGTTGGAGAAATAGTTTTGTGGTTTGGGCACTATACTTATATGTATCAGATGTACCTTTATTTAAGATTTCATGTGTTTTAGATCTTTAGAAGGTAAAATACTTGGTTAAGAAATTAAGTTTGTTAATTAAATTGTTATTCCACAATAAAATAGTTGATTTTGACATCCACATTTCTTTAATTACTTGATTCTGATCTTACGGTTTTGGGACATGGTTAAAATTTATGGATAACATTAATAACCTagttggatttgaattttgttatATCTTTTGCCAACCTATTCAAGTGAAATGTATGATGTACATTGTAATAGCATGTAAGGCATACATGGTCGACTTGATATATGAATaggtatatatatatgagatgtatgtatatatgtatgcatgtatgcaagAGAGATATATAGGAAAATTGAGATAAAGAAATAGAAGTACGATATAGTGATCAGATATGATTGATATAGATAGATGAAGAAAGAAAGAAGTGTGAGAGTTCTATAAActaagcttaactggaactataattcATGCATATGCAAGATGcaatatttgtaatttattttgtttgttcTCTTCTAAGTGGTAAGCACTCTTGGCAGTGAGACACTTTCATTTTGGCACCAAGCACTTGTAATATTATataactatgatattgctatcagggttgaactgtgtagtttttgagtcaaactcatcaacccatgtttcatgagtttgactcaaaaatatgGGTCAATCAGTTTGACTAAAAAACTACATAGTtcaaccctgatagcaatatcatagtttgccttgctatggaaaatacctcctacttatcattctataactagttatattatattcTCTTGTGCATGTGGATGTGGATGATATCTCTATATTCCTGTTCTATTTAGGGAATACTAATTCAACACCAACAATATTAAcacattatttaataaataaaatatatgtttgaattttttttttattatatttagtaTTTTATATTTGGTGTCATTACAAAGTTCAACTCTTCCCACCCATGAGCAATATACAAATATGAAGTTGTGAGTTTGCTTGGTGGCTAACCTATTTTATGAGTGGAGGATATAAAAGAGTGAGTATTTATTTGATTTCTTTATCCCATCTCCAGAGAAACTTCATTTAGATACAATTATTAGCAACTATGTCTAACCATGGGTATCCTAGGATAAAAACCCTAGTTATTTCAACCAATAATCTCATACAAAGTTTATATTTGAGGTTCATTATATGAGAAACAATATCATATCAATTTAATTTGTAACTGGTGTTGTATTTAATAACATTATAGAATCATTTAGACATACTACAATCATTCTCACAATAGATAAATAAGATATTAATATTAACACATGTTATTTTATACTAGTTAAAATTAAGAAGATTAGGAGCTATGCTTGTCATTTTTTAATTAAACTATATTAGCGATATTGTTGATGtatgaaaattattttttatttaagttgTTGAATATTTTATTGAATTCTAGAACTCCATCGAAAAAAGGAAGTAGTTGTTGAaggttattaattaatttaattattaattttggcCCAAATTATTACATAATTTTTATAAATAGAGATTATGTATAGAGTAGTAAAACCTAATATTCTACgtaagaaaatatatattttagattttttgataTTAAACTATAAAATTGTAACATTTATATTAAATAtagttaaattaattttattgaaaaaatatacaattttaaatttttggtCTTCAACTCTAATAGAAGAATAGCCATAATTTTTTGAAACTATCAATGCATGTCTAACAAAGATTAAATTTtgaatattgttttttattttaaattaatatattagtCATACAATTTTTTACTCAACAAAGATATAACTAGCTTCTTACACTATTCTATAATCACCCTAGTAGAAAAACCCTTAAATATATATCTTTAATTGAAATGTTCAGCTTCTCAAATTCAAAACATTTGTAGGGGATATGATTATAAGGATAATAATTAATAGGTCAAAGATTATTTTGTTATCGTTCACATCGTGGAACAATTCCATTCATTTTTTACCTTGTCATCAGCGCTATCACAACTATCTTCATCCTTGTCTTCCTCATTCCCATCACTAACTCTTTTGTGGAACCCTTCAAGAAAGAATTCAAATTTTTAGCTCTCATtcaaattcaattaaaaaaaataaaataaattgtgaaATAAAATAGATGAGTTAAtttctttaacattttttttttaattcaaaacacATGATTAATCACACCAAAAAAATTGTAATTTTAATGAATTCCATGCACTAAACatgattaaaatttaatttaaaaaaaaataatattaataattttgcAAACATAAAGCCTGTTATCTATTTCATCCTTCATATCAGAAAAAAATTTCTAACATTTCCACCCTCTCAACGGATGAAAAAGAGACAAATTCATATTATCCATCTTATCCCCCTTATCAgaagaaaattcaaattttactaCCGAATGCACAAAAAATAATGCATATCATCCATTTCCACACTCGAACCCAGTGAAAAAGTGACAAGTAGAAGTAAATGAATTTACGATAAGGCTGAGATTAGCTCGCTTCAATAGTGTTGACAATACTTTCACGTCTTCTGCGTCAAGTTCTAGATGAACATGAACATGAACAGTTCTAGATGGATAGTAGTAAACTTATATGTATCAAATATACCTTTATTTCACATTTCACATGTTTTAGATTTCGAAAAGGTGAAATGCTTGCTTTATAAATTCAGTCTCTTAGTTTCTTTGTTACTCGAGAATGGAATAGGTGATTTTGATAGCCACATTTCTTTAATTAGTTGATAACGACCTTGCATTTTTGGGACATGGTTAAACTTTATGGATAACATGTATATCTTAGTTGGCTTTAATTTTTGTTATATCTTTGGTCAACTTATTCAATTGAAATTTATGATGTACATTGTAATAGCATGTAAGCCATATATGACAGACTTGATATATGAATCAATATACATATgagatgcatgtatgtatgtatattgtatCTATTCATGTATGCAAGAGAAATATAGAGGAAAACCAAGATTAAAAAATATAAGTGTGTCATAGTGATAAATATGATTGATGCAGATAGCTAAAGAAAGAAAAAAGTGTGAGAAGTCTATCTacagagcttaactagaattgtaattCATGCATAGGTAAGATGCAATCTTAGTAGCTCATTTTGTGTGTTCTGTTTTGAGTGCTAATCACTCTTGGTAGTGAGACCCTTTCATTTTGGTAGCGAGCCTTGTAGTCAGCACTTGAAATATTGTGAGTTAACCCTCTACATTATTTTTCCCTAATTGGTTGCATGCAAACATTTTGATATTCTCTTGTGGATGATATCtctattttcttgtttgttttATCACTCACTTTGATCTAATTCAAGTAAATCTACAAAGTAGTAATGACATCTAATTCAAGTAAATCTACAAAGTAGTAATGACAAGAGTTTTTCAAAGGATATTTTGGCAATAATAATCCCCCCTTAGTGTTGTATCCTAGAATAAAAACCCTAGTGATGTAAACCAATAATCTCATACAAAGTTTATATTTGAGGTTCATTATATGAGAAACAATATTATACCAAATTAATTTCCAATTGGTGTTATAGTTGATAACATTATATATTCATGTAAGCATAATGCAACCATTCTTACAACAGATAAAAAAGATTAATATTTAGACATGCTATTTTATACTAGTTAAAATTAACAAGATTAGGACCTATGCTTGTCATTTGTTAATTGAACTATATTAGTGATATTGTCGATGTATGAAAATTAATATTGATTTAAGTTGACCAATATTTTATTAAATTGTAGAGCACGATACTGTTACTAGTAAAAAAATAAGTATTTGTTGAaggttattaattaatttaatttttaattttcgcccaaatattaaataaatttaataatatagaGGTAATGTATACAATAATTAAACCTAATATTatatttaagaaattatatattttagattttcTAGTATTCAACTATAAAGTTGTAAcatttatatttaatataattaaattaattttattgtacaTTAAAAATATACTAATTTATTTTTTTAGTATTCAACTCTAAAAGAAAAATAGCAATATTTTTTTAAGCTATCAATGCATGtctaacaaacattaaattttagatataatttttatttttaattaatatatctTATTTTCATTTACCTTCGTCTATTAAATAGGATAATATTTAGGAATAGCCGTGAACAAAAACATTGATGACCTGTATTTGGTCACCTTCCCCAATCGGAATAGTGTTGTGAATTGACACGAAAAGTAGAACGACAGCCATCGTAATTGGGGATCATCTATAAATTCAGCCATATTTCACCTCAATTCATTAACCTTCATCAGTTGGAttgatttcaaattcaaatatctAGGAGAAGTTTGATTATAAATGAGAATGGAGATCCTATTCTTTTTAATTTCATGTCTGCTTTTATTTACGAATCATCATCACCTGTTTTGTCCAGTGGAGGCAACGCAGAACTTAGGTCATTATATTTGCTGAATCTTTTGTTTAAATTCTATTTTTCTCTAGAGAAATACAGATAAGAAAATTGATCATTTATTTTCCATATGTAACATCTATGTTGTTGATGTCCGCAGAATATCCATATTCATTTATGACAGCAGATGCTGAAAAGGCTGCTGCGAGAACGTATGATTACATTATCGTTGGAGGAGGTACAGCTGGATGTCCTCTGGCAGCAACACTGTCACAGAATTATTCTGTTTTGGTATTGGAGAGGGGAGGCTCTCCCTACGGAAATCCCGTCACTGCAGACAATAAAGACTTTTTCAAGGTTTTTGGCAACGCCAGTGATTATCCCTATGAACTTGAGGGATTTGTGACAGAAGATGGAGTGCAGACGGCAAGGGGAAGGGTTCTGGGAGGTGGAACATCCGTCAATGCTGGCTTCTACAGCAGGGCAAGCCTTCAATATATTCGAAAGATGGGATGGGACGAGAAGCTTGTGAATGAGTCATTTGAATGGGTGGAGAGATTGAATGCATTCAAACCAGACAAGCTTTTTGTTTGGAGTTCTGCTGTCCGGGATGGACTTTTGGAAGCTGGGGTGCTTCCTTATCATGGGTATACTCTGGATAATTTGGTAGGCACCAAGATAAGTGCTACAATTTTTGACAAGAAAGGTGGTAGACACACAGCTGCAGATCTTTTACAATATGCAAATCCAGATAACATTGTAGTTCTTCTGAATGCTACAGCCAGCAGAATCCTCTTTGATTCCTCAACAGGTACGTTGTACATTCTGTATCCTATATATATCCATATCTTTCTTATTTCTATTTAAATTAAAAGCAAAAACTATATAACAAACTCTCCGATTTTTATTATTTCTATAGGTTTTGATTGTCAGATTGTGAATAATGTTGCAGGGAAGTTGAAAGCCAGTGGCGTGGACTTCATCAGTAGCACCGATGGCAAGTCTTATCAAGTATCAGACAACAAATCATCAGATCTGAGTGAGGTTATTTTGTCCGCAGGACCCATAGGTAGCCCCCAACTTCTACTATTAAGTGGAATAGGCCCATCAGATGAGTTAGAAAAATTGAATATTACTGTGCATTTAGATCTGAAATCAGTAGGGAAAGGGGTTCAAGATCCACCTCGTTCAACAGTTGTCATCGAATCTCCTAAACCATTGGAATTTGGTAACATACAGGTTGTAGGTATAATAGACAATTCAAACATTTACATTGAGCCTACTAGCTATTTCAGAGAAATAAATGCCACTCATAAACAATATTTAGGTGCAATATTTAGTAAAGTGGCATATCCCTTATCAAGGGGTGAGCTGTGGCTTAGAAGCAAAGATCCCCTAGATACTCCTTATGTAAGatataattatttttctaatcCTTTAGATCTACAAGAATGTATGGTTGGTGTGAAGACATTGTCTCATATTAGCATGACATCTGCTATTCAAGAGTTTGCATTTAATGTTAGTGGAAACACAAAGATGCTTCGATTTAGTGGATCGGCACTGCCAGAAAATCCATCAGACAATGATGCCTTGGCCAAGTTTTGCAAAGATACACTAGCATCAATATGGCATTATCATGGAGGATGTCAAGTTGACCTTGTTATTGATCAAAGGTATCGTGTCAAAGGCGTTGATAGTCTAAGGATTGTTGACAATTCTATTTACAAGGATAGCCCAGGGACAAATCCTCAAGCCACTACTATGATGCTTGGAAGGT is a genomic window of Cryptomeria japonica chromosome 7, Sugi_1.0, whole genome shotgun sequence containing:
- the LOC131036701 gene encoding protein HOTHEAD-like, giving the protein MRMEILFFLISCLLLFTNHHHLFCPVEATQNLEYPYSFMTADAEKAAARTYDYIIVGGGTAGCPLAATLSQNYSVLVLERGGSPYGNPVTADNKDFFKVFGNASDYPYELEGFVTEDGVQTARGRVLGGGTSVNAGFYSRASLQYIRKMGWDEKLVNESFEWVERLNAFKPDKLFVWSSAVRDGLLEAGVLPYHGYTLDNLVGTKISATIFDKKGGRHTAADLLQYANPDNIVVLLNATASRILFDSSTGKLKASGVDFISSTDGKSYQVSDNKSSDLSEVILSAGPIGSPQLLLLSGIGPSDELEKLNITVHLDLKSVGKGVQDPPRSTVVIESPKPLEFGNIQVVGIIDNSNIYIEPTSYFREINATHKQYLGAIFSKVAYPLSRGELWLRSKDPLDTPYVRYNYFSNPLDLQECMVGVKTLSHISMTSAIQEFAFNVSGNTKMLRFSGSALPENPSDNDALAKFCKDTLASIWHYHGGCQVDLVIDQRYRVKGVDSLRIVDNSIYKDSPGTNPQATTMMLGRYMGLRILQERMQN